From a single Kitasatospora sp. NBC_00458 genomic region:
- a CDS encoding helix-turn-helix domain-containing protein, producing MQGERPSSAPSTVLGRQLGDELRTMRERAGLTTSAVAVELDCTKGKISRIENGRSPVRTPDLAAMLRLYGVDERAVHERLAELARTANKRRRGSGWWNEYGGVLADTYRDFIELEASASSLRTFQSQMIPALLQTPDYARALTVAGRRWKQPEEIEQFVTVRLIRQNRLTADDPLSVWVVLAEGALRQQVGGPEVMKAQLDHLARSAAMPNVTVQVVPFRVGAHASMAGPYVILGFPSEAAMDVVLLDNPSGSMWLEGAKEVEAYQELWDDVRTKALSPVESLELINSIKEFGA from the coding sequence ATGCAGGGAGAGCGTCCGTCGAGTGCGCCATCAACAGTGCTGGGGCGGCAGTTGGGCGATGAGCTGCGCACCATGCGGGAGCGCGCCGGCCTGACGACCTCGGCCGTCGCGGTCGAACTGGATTGCACCAAAGGCAAGATCTCGCGAATCGAGAACGGTCGCAGCCCGGTCCGGACACCTGATCTCGCGGCGATGCTCCGGCTGTACGGAGTCGACGAACGGGCAGTTCATGAACGTCTGGCCGAGTTGGCTCGTACGGCGAACAAGCGGCGCCGCGGGAGCGGTTGGTGGAACGAGTACGGCGGTGTGCTCGCGGACACCTACCGCGACTTCATCGAGTTGGAGGCCTCGGCGTCGTCGCTGCGGACCTTCCAGAGCCAGATGATTCCGGCGCTCCTGCAGACTCCGGACTATGCGCGTGCGCTCACGGTGGCGGGCCGCCGGTGGAAGCAGCCCGAAGAGATCGAGCAGTTCGTGACGGTCAGGCTGATACGGCAGAACCGGCTCACCGCCGACGATCCGCTGTCCGTCTGGGTCGTTCTGGCGGAAGGTGCGCTACGACAGCAAGTCGGCGGGCCGGAGGTCATGAAAGCGCAGCTCGATCACTTGGCAAGGTCGGCAGCCATGCCCAACGTGACCGTGCAGGTGGTTCCGTTCCGAGTAGGCGCGCATGCCAGCATGGCTGGACCGTACGTGATCCTGGGATTCCCCTCCGAGGCTGCGATGGATGTGGTCCTGCTGGACAACCCCTCGGGCTCGATGTGGCTTGAGGGCGCAAAGGAGGTGGAGGCGTATCAGGAGCTCTGGGACGATGTCCGCACCAAAGCGCTCTCACCCGTGGAATCCCTGGAACTGATCAACTCGATCAAGGAGTTCGGCGCATGA
- a CDS encoding RNA polymerase sigma factor — MELSQRGRIRDGDQWAFGELFDETAGDLYRYAVRVSGDWAVAEDVVQLTFLEAWRLRHKLHAGDESVRPWLFGVAANVLRNTARAARRHRAAMERLPERDVVPDFADELVGRLDDSAQLAAARRALGRLRKAERDVFGLCVWADLDYASAAEALGVPIGTVRSRLSRARKKLRALADEELGNGRELRTEAGQVPGGRTEAARSIRETNR, encoded by the coding sequence GTGGAGCTGTCACAGCGGGGCCGGATACGGGATGGGGACCAGTGGGCGTTCGGGGAGCTGTTCGACGAGACGGCAGGTGACCTGTACCGCTACGCGGTGCGGGTGTCGGGGGACTGGGCGGTCGCCGAGGACGTCGTCCAGCTGACCTTCCTGGAGGCGTGGCGGCTGCGGCACAAGCTGCACGCGGGCGACGAGTCGGTCCGCCCCTGGCTGTTCGGGGTCGCCGCCAACGTGCTGCGCAACACGGCCCGCGCGGCCCGGCGGCACCGGGCCGCGATGGAGCGGCTGCCGGAGCGCGACGTGGTGCCGGACTTCGCCGACGAGCTGGTCGGCCGGTTGGACGACAGCGCCCAGCTGGCGGCCGCGCGGCGGGCGCTGGGCCGCCTCCGGAAGGCCGAGCGGGACGTGTTCGGGCTCTGCGTCTGGGCCGACCTGGACTACGCGAGCGCCGCCGAGGCCCTCGGGGTGCCGATCGGCACGGTGCGTTCGCGGCTCTCGCGCGCCCGGAAGAAGCTCCGCGCGCTGGCCGACGAGGAATTGGGGAACGGGCGGGAACTCCGCACGGAGGCCGGACAGGTACCGGGTGGCCGCACCGAAGCGGCCCGGTCGATACGGGAGACCAACCGATGA
- a CDS encoding ATP-binding protein — protein sequence MPGTDRPTDPTAARDSWFPRSRRSPQLARRMLRELLDTVPDGHRFTEVGELLTSELVGNAVLHSGMPGRLIRVLFAVDDTRLRIEVHDAGDRPPVPRQPAATDGCGRGLLLVEALALAWGHAPRPDGIGKVVWCECGPGSIGDAT from the coding sequence ATGCCCGGAACCGACCGGCCCACCGACCCCACCGCTGCCCGCGACTCCTGGTTCCCGCGCTCCCGCAGATCGCCGCAGCTCGCGCGGCGGATGCTTCGCGAGCTCCTCGATACCGTGCCGGACGGCCACCGCTTCACGGAGGTCGGCGAGTTGCTCACGTCCGAGCTGGTCGGCAACGCCGTGCTGCACTCCGGAATGCCCGGGCGGCTGATCCGGGTGCTCTTCGCCGTCGACGACACCCGGCTCCGCATCGAGGTGCACGATGCGGGCGACCGTCCGCCCGTCCCCCGGCAGCCGGCCGCGACCGACGGGTGCGGGCGCGGCCTGCTCCTCGTCGAGGCCCTCGCGCTCGCGTGGGGGCACGCGCCGCGCCCGGACGGGATCGGCAAGGTGGTCTGGTGCGAGTGCGGCCCCGGGTCGATCGGCGACGCGACGTGA
- a CDS encoding DUF397 domain-containing protein, translating to MTQTFDHSAARWRKSSFSGPDNECIEVADGFSGVLPVRDSKDPQGPALVFSAAAWAAFVAGVRAGEFGAGG from the coding sequence ATGACCCAGACTTTCGACCACTCTGCGGCCAGGTGGAGGAAGAGCTCGTTCAGTGGGCCCGACAACGAGTGCATCGAGGTGGCGGACGGCTTCTCCGGGGTGCTTCCGGTGCGGGACTCCAAGGATCCGCAGGGGCCGGCACTCGTCTTCTCCGCCGCCGCCTGGGCGGCGTTCGTCGCCGGTGTCCGGGCCGGGGAGTTCGGCGCCGGCGGCTGA
- a CDS encoding FtsK/SpoIIIE domain-containing protein gives MQIRLTVLRPRSGPAVAGSAIPYVDVLVTAPVGTALGSLAGALAGAVGVRGPRAATHVHLYAGAHRVDEHTLLGHPPLLDGAVLSLNEPDPTADDPDDGRAAAELRVVGGPDAGGVHRLHGREIRVGRSGEADVPIDDPDVSRLHLALHLADDGTVTVRDLGSTNGTTVDGRIVPAGQPEEAVPLDGTGLLRIGESTLRITGPETADGTGSPARAALPDGHGHLQLAAPAPARPAPPVAEPPAAPEPPAGRGRGLLSLRLGRSAAEPPGQESAERHHAAVRTRQAAAQRERWPDLATLLLNALGPGPRLWERGPGHPDALTLRLGTADRPGGPGTSPGTVLPAVPVTLDLQTAGSLGLSGPRDRLDALTRAVVAQLAALHPPTGLSLVVVDADPARAQQDRADTWAWALWLPHLRPTDGQDCRLLLGLDDEQATARLTELTTRLTGPTGLGGHPATVVVVDGRPGTPAARQALDLLLRQGPAVGIFPICLAEQPELLPRGIGAIALITGEVGTQLSLDRPVARGRETLHEVSLDAVSDAWAERLARVLAPLREATPAARGPLPDALRLLDLLQLDTVTPAKLSARWAAHAGGISAATALLGTTRDELCTLDLADPELTLPSPDPGGPHLLVGGARGSGKTELLRTLIASLAVSERPERLSVTLIEGRDSEDGLAGCTELPHVTGLVNAATDPRAALLAAESLEDELALRERLFDGLDFASWHAARILDGVPEGDTAHADRPAVPVPATVGAGGAPTVARIVQPRSSEPPAPPAAPSAAPGPVPARLVVVVDDYDALLSPTSPAGRPLARALAAVARRGGPLGVHLAVATGRPEESAGTEVDEAALLRIALRTEDPADSDLLIHLGDAAALPDSTPGRGYLRMPDGGVTAFQTARISGRIPRTATLRPTVVAIDPLQLGAPPARRPVRELGNGPTDLALLASALQRAAAR, from the coding sequence ATGCAGATCCGGCTGACCGTCCTCCGACCGCGCAGCGGCCCGGCAGTCGCCGGCTCCGCCATCCCCTACGTCGACGTGCTGGTCACCGCGCCCGTCGGCACCGCGCTCGGCTCCCTCGCGGGCGCCCTCGCGGGCGCCGTGGGCGTGCGCGGCCCGCGGGCCGCCACCCACGTGCACCTCTACGCCGGGGCGCACCGGGTGGACGAGCACACCCTGCTCGGCCACCCCCCGCTGCTCGACGGCGCCGTCCTCAGCCTCAACGAACCCGACCCGACCGCCGACGACCCCGACGACGGCCGGGCCGCCGCCGAGCTCCGGGTGGTCGGCGGCCCCGACGCCGGCGGCGTGCACCGCCTGCACGGCCGCGAGATCCGGGTCGGCCGCTCCGGCGAGGCCGACGTCCCGATCGACGACCCGGACGTCTCCCGGCTGCACCTCGCCCTGCACCTCGCCGACGACGGCACGGTGACCGTCCGCGACCTCGGCTCCACCAACGGCACCACGGTGGACGGCCGCATCGTGCCGGCCGGCCAGCCCGAGGAGGCCGTCCCGCTCGACGGCACCGGACTGCTCCGGATCGGCGAGTCCACCCTCCGGATCACCGGCCCCGAGACGGCGGACGGCACCGGGTCGCCCGCCCGCGCCGCACTCCCCGACGGCCACGGCCACCTCCAGCTCGCCGCCCCCGCGCCCGCCCGCCCCGCACCGCCCGTCGCGGAACCGCCCGCCGCCCCGGAACCCCCCGCCGGCCGGGGCCGCGGCCTGCTCTCGCTCCGGCTGGGCCGCTCCGCCGCCGAGCCGCCCGGCCAGGAGAGCGCCGAGCGCCACCACGCCGCCGTCCGCACCCGGCAGGCCGCCGCCCAGCGCGAACGCTGGCCCGACCTCGCCACCCTGCTGCTCAACGCGCTCGGCCCCGGCCCCCGGCTCTGGGAGCGCGGGCCCGGCCACCCCGACGCGCTCACCCTGCGCCTCGGCACCGCCGACCGCCCCGGCGGCCCCGGCACCTCCCCCGGCACCGTGCTCCCCGCCGTCCCGGTCACCCTCGACCTGCAGACCGCCGGCAGCCTCGGCCTCAGCGGCCCGCGCGACCGGCTCGACGCGCTCACCCGCGCCGTCGTCGCCCAGCTCGCCGCACTGCACCCGCCGACCGGGCTCAGCCTCGTCGTCGTCGACGCCGACCCGGCCCGCGCCCAGCAGGACCGCGCCGACACCTGGGCCTGGGCGCTCTGGCTGCCCCACCTGCGCCCCACCGACGGCCAGGACTGCCGGCTGCTGCTCGGCCTCGACGACGAGCAGGCCACCGCCCGGCTCACCGAACTCACCACCCGGCTCACCGGCCCGACCGGCCTCGGCGGCCACCCCGCCACCGTCGTCGTCGTCGACGGCCGCCCGGGCACCCCGGCCGCCCGACAGGCCCTCGACCTGCTGCTGCGGCAGGGCCCCGCCGTCGGCATCTTCCCGATCTGCCTTGCCGAGCAGCCCGAACTCCTGCCCCGCGGCATCGGCGCCATCGCCCTGATCACCGGCGAGGTCGGCACCCAGCTCTCACTCGACCGGCCGGTCGCCCGCGGCCGCGAGACCCTGCACGAGGTCTCCCTGGACGCCGTCTCCGACGCCTGGGCCGAACGGCTGGCCCGCGTCCTCGCCCCGCTGCGCGAGGCCACCCCCGCCGCCCGCGGTCCGCTCCCGGACGCGCTGCGCCTGCTCGACCTGCTCCAGCTCGACACCGTCACCCCCGCCAAGCTCTCCGCCCGCTGGGCCGCGCACGCCGGCGGCATCAGCGCCGCCACCGCCCTGCTCGGCACCACCCGCGACGAGCTCTGCACCCTCGACCTCGCCGACCCGGAGCTCACCCTCCCCTCCCCCGACCCGGGCGGCCCGCACCTGCTGGTCGGCGGCGCGCGCGGCTCCGGCAAGACCGAGCTGCTGCGCACCCTGATCGCCTCGCTGGCGGTCTCCGAGCGCCCCGAACGGCTGTCCGTCACCCTCATCGAGGGCCGCGACTCCGAGGACGGCCTGGCGGGGTGCACCGAGCTGCCGCACGTCACCGGTCTCGTCAACGCCGCCACCGACCCGCGCGCCGCCCTGCTCGCCGCCGAGTCGCTGGAGGACGAGCTGGCCCTGCGCGAGCGGCTCTTCGACGGACTGGACTTCGCCTCCTGGCACGCCGCCCGCATCCTCGACGGCGTGCCGGAGGGCGACACCGCCCACGCCGACCGACCGGCCGTCCCGGTGCCCGCCACCGTCGGCGCGGGCGGCGCACCGACCGTCGCCCGGATCGTCCAGCCGCGCAGCTCGGAACCGCCGGCACCGCCCGCCGCGCCCTCCGCCGCCCCCGGCCCGGTCCCGGCCCGGCTGGTCGTGGTGGTCGACGACTACGACGCGCTGCTCTCCCCCACCTCCCCGGCGGGCCGCCCGCTGGCCCGGGCGCTCGCCGCCGTCGCCCGGCGCGGGGGTCCGCTCGGCGTCCACCTCGCCGTCGCCACCGGCCGGCCGGAGGAGAGCGCCGGCACCGAGGTCGACGAGGCGGCCCTGCTGCGGATCGCGCTGCGCACCGAGGACCCGGCCGACTCCGACCTCCTGATCCACCTCGGCGACGCCGCCGCGCTGCCGGACTCGACACCGGGCCGCGGCTACCTGCGGATGCCGGACGGCGGTGTCACGGCCTTCCAGACCGCCCGGATCAGCGGTCGCATCCCGCGCACCGCCACCCTGCGGCCCACCGTCGTGGCGATAGACCCGCTCCAGCTGGGGGCTCCGCCGGCCCGCCGCCCGGTCCGCGAGCTGGGCAACGGGCCGACCGACCTCGCCCTGCTCGCCAGCGCGCTGCAGCGGGCCGCCGCGCGCTGA
- a CDS encoding CU044_5270 family protein — translation MNEHERAELARLLPPPARPELSSDRHRLLRGHLMTEIRETEPARVRRGKLGWVAIPALAGGLVLTLLLTGQDDGGRSAGQQARQQSQSQGVVGTGTLNADPVAAVRLLTQAADTAAGKPDPKPGKKQYVYVESLVSFASTNLATGESTIEAPHRRQIWLSADGSQWGVLKEEGRSRETGERKSGDKRPAPRTDGGEWLDPTTKPSLNGPTYEYLAGLTTDPDALLKKIYAETKGQGRTPDQEAFTTIGDLLREQLAPPAVSAALYRAAAKIPGVTVVDDSVDASGRHGVAVAHVDSGVRSEWIFDPKTHDFLGERLVVVGEGNDLGKPGTVAGHSAVLGRAVTDQPGEEPKQKNA, via the coding sequence ATGAACGAGCACGAACGTGCCGAACTGGCGCGGCTGCTGCCGCCGCCGGCGCGGCCCGAACTCTCCTCCGACCGCCACCGGCTGTTGAGGGGACATCTGATGACCGAGATCAGGGAGACCGAGCCCGCCCGGGTGCGACGCGGGAAGCTGGGCTGGGTGGCGATCCCGGCACTGGCGGGGGGCCTCGTGCTGACCCTGCTGCTGACCGGCCAGGACGACGGCGGCCGCTCGGCCGGGCAGCAGGCCCGGCAGCAGTCCCAGTCCCAGGGCGTCGTCGGCACCGGCACGCTGAACGCCGACCCGGTCGCCGCCGTGCGGCTGCTGACCCAGGCCGCCGACACCGCCGCCGGCAAGCCCGACCCGAAGCCCGGCAAGAAGCAGTACGTCTACGTGGAAAGCCTGGTGTCCTTCGCCAGCACCAACCTGGCCACCGGCGAGTCGACCATCGAGGCGCCGCACCGCCGCCAGATCTGGCTCTCGGCGGACGGCAGCCAGTGGGGCGTGCTGAAGGAGGAGGGGAGGTCCCGGGAGACGGGCGAGCGCAAGAGCGGGGACAAGCGCCCCGCGCCGCGCACCGACGGCGGCGAGTGGCTCGACCCGACCACCAAGCCGAGCCTGAACGGGCCGACGTACGAGTACCTGGCCGGGCTGACGACCGATCCGGACGCGCTGCTGAAGAAGATCTACGCGGAGACCAAGGGCCAGGGCAGGACTCCCGACCAGGAGGCCTTCACCACCATCGGCGACCTGCTGCGCGAGCAGCTGGCGCCGCCGGCGGTCAGCGCGGCGCTCTACCGCGCGGCGGCGAAGATCCCCGGGGTCACCGTGGTCGACGACTCGGTGGACGCCTCGGGCCGGCACGGGGTGGCCGTGGCGCACGTGGACAGCGGCGTCCGGAGCGAGTGGATCTTCGACCCGAAGACCCACGATTTCCTCGGTGAACGCCTGGTCGTCGTCGGCGAGGGCAATGACCTGGGCAAGCCGGGCACGGTGGCCGGGCACTCGGCGGTGCTGGGCCGCGCCGTCACCGACCAGCCCGGCGAGGAGCCGAAGCAGAAGAACGCCTGA
- a CDS encoding serine/threonine-protein kinase: MRPVGSKYLLEETLGRGATGTVWRGRVRADVEVPGSEPGQAVAVKVLREELAADPDVVMRFLRERSVLVRLTHPNIVKVRDLVVEGELLALVMDLIDGPDLARYLRGNGPFSPIAGALLMAQVADALAVSHADGIVHRDLKPANVLLATAVVDGTEQMHPMLTDFGIARLADSPGITRSHEFVGTPAYVAPESAEGRPQTSAVDVYGAGIMLYELVTGRQPFQGDNPLAILQAHLAQEPQRPSTMPEPLWTVIERCLRKDPAQRPSAVTLARALRVVAAGVGVHASPAAVDAALSVGTLLQPDPQPAVVPGAPMGVPGGPFGTPGGPGAPGAPGTEDRTQVLPAGQPAQPGQYDPAAATRVMGTQPPPYDPAAATRLMPPVGAVPPPPPGPPQAEAPHPWQTQLRAARDRNQQTEIGYFEPEDFDAPPVAPPPYQAGGRPQQGYPGQQQPQQQPQQPPGGYRQGPPPPGYAQRPPVAPPPYQAPPAGRPQPPGGYNQPQHGQPQHGQPQHGQPQHGQPQHGQPQHGQPQRGRPQQGHQPQPYGQQPPAAPQGGHRPAPQQSAPPRSAPPAPPRRAEPPAPQHREPPQRRAEPPQEPARREAAPARERRPRSRNRMYIPGLGCLKGCLMVLLVLAVAAVALWNFTPLPEYWANVQGWFSDASDWVGRNIGGSKN; this comes from the coding sequence GTGCGGCCAGTCGGCAGCAAGTATCTGCTGGAGGAGACCCTCGGTCGGGGGGCCACCGGCACCGTCTGGCGCGGACGGGTCCGCGCCGACGTCGAGGTGCCCGGCAGCGAGCCGGGCCAGGCGGTCGCGGTCAAGGTCCTGCGCGAGGAGCTCGCCGCCGACCCCGACGTCGTGATGCGCTTCCTGCGCGAGCGCTCGGTGCTGGTCCGGCTCACCCACCCGAACATCGTCAAGGTCCGCGACCTGGTCGTCGAGGGCGAGCTGCTCGCCCTGGTGATGGACCTGATCGACGGCCCCGACCTGGCCCGCTACCTGCGCGGCAACGGCCCGTTCAGCCCGATCGCCGGCGCCCTGCTGATGGCCCAGGTCGCCGACGCGCTGGCCGTCAGCCACGCCGACGGCATCGTCCACCGCGACCTCAAGCCGGCCAACGTGCTGCTCGCCACCGCCGTCGTGGACGGCACCGAGCAGATGCACCCGATGCTGACCGACTTCGGCATCGCCCGGCTCGCCGACTCCCCGGGCATCACCCGCAGCCACGAGTTCGTCGGCACCCCCGCGTACGTCGCCCCGGAGTCCGCCGAGGGCCGCCCGCAGACCTCCGCGGTGGACGTCTACGGCGCCGGGATCATGCTGTACGAGCTGGTCACCGGCCGCCAGCCGTTCCAGGGCGACAACCCGCTGGCCATCCTCCAGGCCCACCTCGCCCAGGAGCCGCAGCGCCCGTCCACCATGCCGGAGCCGCTCTGGACGGTGATCGAGCGCTGCCTGCGCAAGGACCCGGCGCAGCGCCCGAGCGCGGTGACGCTGGCCCGGGCCCTGCGGGTGGTCGCGGCCGGGGTGGGCGTGCACGCCTCCCCGGCGGCGGTGGACGCGGCGCTGTCCGTCGGCACGCTGCTCCAGCCGGACCCGCAGCCCGCCGTGGTGCCGGGCGCCCCGATGGGTGTGCCGGGCGGCCCGTTCGGCACCCCGGGCGGCCCAGGCGCCCCCGGTGCCCCCGGTACCGAGGACCGCACCCAGGTGCTGCCGGCCGGCCAGCCCGCGCAGCCCGGCCAGTACGACCCGGCGGCCGCGACCCGGGTGATGGGCACCCAGCCGCCCCCGTACGACCCGGCCGCCGCCACCCGGCTGATGCCGCCCGTCGGCGCCGTGCCGCCGCCTCCGCCCGGCCCGCCGCAGGCCGAGGCGCCGCACCCGTGGCAGACCCAGCTGCGCGCCGCGCGCGACCGCAACCAGCAGACCGAGATCGGCTACTTCGAGCCCGAGGACTTCGACGCCCCGCCGGTGGCCCCGCCGCCGTACCAGGCCGGCGGCCGCCCGCAGCAGGGCTACCCCGGGCAGCAGCAGCCCCAGCAGCAGCCCCAGCAGCCGCCGGGCGGCTACCGGCAGGGCCCGCCGCCGCCCGGGTACGCCCAGCGCCCGCCGGTCGCCCCGCCGCCCTACCAGGCGCCGCCCGCGGGCCGCCCGCAGCCGCCGGGCGGCTACAACCAGCCGCAGCACGGGCAGCCCCAGCACGGGCAGCCGCAGCACGGGCAGCCCCAGCACGGGCAGCCGCAGCACGGGCAGCCCCAGCACGGGCAGCCGCAGCGCGGCCGCCCGCAGCAGGGCCACCAGCCGCAGCCGTACGGGCAGCAGCCCCCGGCCGCCCCGCAGGGCGGCCACCGTCCCGCGCCGCAGCAGTCGGCCCCGCCCCGGTCGGCCCCGCCCGCGCCGCCGCGCCGGGCCGAGCCGCCGGCGCCCCAGCACCGCGAGCCCCCGCAGCGCCGCGCCGAACCGCCGCAGGAGCCCGCCCGCCGGGAGGCGGCGCCCGCCCGCGAGCGGCGCCCGCGCAGCCGCAACCGGATGTACATCCCGGGCCTCGGCTGCCTGAAGGGCTGCCTGATGGTGCTGCTGGTGCTGGCGGTGGCCGCGGTGGCGCTGTGGAACTTCACCCCGCTGCCGGAGTACTGGGCGAACGTCCAGGGCTGGTTCTCCGACGCGAGCGACTGGGTGGGCCGCAACATCGGCGGATCGAAGAACTGA
- a CDS encoding Txe/YoeB family addiction module toxin, giving the protein MKLAFTAEGWDDYLYWQATDKKVLRKLNELIKDAVRDPFRGLGKPEPLKGDLAGLWSRRITDEHRLVYEPAANELIVHQARYHYSR; this is encoded by the coding sequence GTGAAGCTGGCGTTCACCGCTGAGGGCTGGGACGACTACCTGTATTGGCAGGCGACCGACAAGAAGGTCCTCCGGAAGCTCAACGAACTGATCAAGGACGCGGTACGTGACCCGTTCAGGGGCTTGGGCAAGCCGGAACCGCTCAAGGGAGACCTGGCGGGACTCTGGTCGCGGCGGATCACGGACGAGCACCGACTGGTCTACGAACCCGCCGCGAACGAGCTGATCGTTCACCAGGCCCGGTATCACTACTCGCGCTGA